One segment of Micromonospora parathelypteridis DNA contains the following:
- a CDS encoding regulatory protein RecX — MAGRRARTGRGWDASPPRTGDASEPPRPRRGGRGRSAEADAVESPAPPRDESEVAREICLRQLAVRPRTRAELAGALAKRGISEEISAEVLDRYDEVGIIDDAAFARAWVSSRHAGRGLARRALANELRRKGVDGEVATEALGELDEETEADTARGLVERKLRTARGEPDAIFRRLVGMLARKGYPPGVAIRAVKDALAAQSAEAAEFAEQIDADALADAEGELDRDNRS, encoded by the coding sequence ATGGCAGGACGACGCGCCCGTACGGGGCGGGGCTGGGATGCCAGTCCGCCCCGTACGGGCGACGCCAGCGAGCCGCCTCGCCCTCGGCGGGGCGGCCGGGGCCGGTCCGCGGAGGCCGACGCCGTCGAGTCCCCGGCACCGCCTCGTGACGAGTCGGAGGTCGCCCGCGAGATCTGCCTGCGCCAGCTCGCCGTCCGGCCACGCACTCGGGCCGAGCTGGCCGGGGCGTTGGCCAAGCGGGGCATCTCCGAGGAGATCTCGGCCGAGGTGCTCGACCGGTATGACGAGGTCGGCATCATCGACGACGCGGCGTTCGCCCGGGCCTGGGTGTCCAGCCGGCACGCCGGGCGTGGCCTGGCTCGCCGGGCGCTCGCCAACGAGCTGCGCCGAAAGGGCGTGGACGGCGAGGTGGCCACCGAGGCGCTGGGCGAGCTGGACGAGGAGACCGAGGCGGACACCGCCCGTGGCCTCGTGGAGCGCAAGCTCCGCACCGCCCGAGGTGAGCCTGACGCGATCTTCCGGCGGCTGGTGGGCATGCTGGCCCGCAAGGGTTACCCGCCCGGCGTGGCGATCCGGGCCGTGAAGGACGCGCTGGCCGCGCAGAGCGCCGAGGCCGCCGAGTTCGCGGAGCAGATAGACGCCGACGCGCTCGCCGACGCCGAGGGCGAGCTGGACCGCGACAACCGCTCGTAG